In Candidatus Polarisedimenticolaceae bacterium, a single window of DNA contains:
- a CDS encoding multiheme c-type cytochrome: MHELIRDKEHLFRLALLFVVGIVLFLVVRGLFVPEGFGEIGHYRVGALEDNRDHPLTFAGRAVCADCHGDVVEAKSGGKHAGIGCEACHGPQAAHARSDDPSSAKPEKPDPVNLCLVCHRNNVAKPAGFPRIDPNKHNAGASCHDCHAPHNPGLG, translated from the coding sequence GTGCACGAGCTGATCCGGGACAAGGAACATCTCTTCCGCCTCGCGCTCCTCTTCGTCGTCGGCATCGTCCTGTTCCTGGTGGTGCGGGGACTCTTCGTGCCCGAGGGATTCGGGGAGATCGGGCACTACCGCGTGGGCGCGCTCGAGGACAACCGCGACCACCCCTTGACCTTCGCCGGGCGCGCCGTCTGTGCGGACTGCCACGGCGACGTGGTCGAGGCCAAGAGCGGCGGCAAACACGCAGGGATCGGTTGCGAGGCCTGTCACGGCCCGCAGGCGGCCCACGCGCGCTCCGACGACCCCTCGAGCGCGAAGCCCGAGAAGCCGGACCCCGTGAACCTCTGCCTGGTCTGTCACCGCAACAACGTGGCCAAGCCGGCCGGATTCCCCCGGATCGACCCGAACAAGCACAACGCGGGCGCCTCGTGCCACGACTGCCACGCGCCCCACAACCCAGGGCTCGGCTAG